The Rhododendron vialii isolate Sample 1 chromosome 8a, ASM3025357v1 genome has a window encoding:
- the LOC131336433 gene encoding isochorismate synthase 2, chloroplastic isoform X1 gives MAATAGRCMNPRFMDPESMKCTISSSPSSFSSRQSQVQFSNQRHQFCSMSMNGCQSEPSAPIGTIETRTFPPVLTPALGMDRLNSAISEMKSEPPPFDSGIIRLEVPIQQQIEAIDWLHAQKELLPRCFFSGRNPSQYSDRFIDYTNGNNRSPSVEHRLISVAGVGSAVYFRHSHPFSLDDWRSIKRFLSKKCPLIRAYGAIRFDAQAEISSEWRSFGSFYFIVPQVELDELEGSSMLATTVAWDTALSWKYGESITALQSTLQQVSSMVTRLQKEVPYTYILSNNYIPSKVYWDVAVNRSLQMINRKNSPLIKVVLARSTRVVTSTDIDPLAWLACLQVEGGNSYQFCLQPPDAPAFIGNTPEQLFHQKGYDICSEALAGTRARGRSEAMDLQIENDLLSSAKDHQEFTIVRECIRRKLEAVCVRVSLEAKKAIRKLPRVQHLYAPLTGRLRSEDDEFKVLSSLHPTPAVCGFPTEEARILIAETEMFDRGMYAGPVGWFGGGESEFAVGIRSALVERGLGALIYAGTGIVDGSNSSLEWEELELKTSQFMKLMKLEVPLQITTKGSVTIIN, from the exons atggctgCCACAGCAGGGCGCTGCATGAATCCACGCTTCATGGACCCCGAATCAATGAAGTGCACCATATCTAGTAGTCCCTCATCTTTTTCCAGCAGACAATCACAAGTCCAATTCTCCAATCAA AGACATCAATTCTGTTCAATGTCGATGAATGGTTGCCAAAGTGAGCCGAGTGCTCCCATTGGAACCATCGAAACGCGGACTTTTCCGCCAGTCTTGACACCGGCATTGGGGATGGACCGCCTCAACTCGGCCATTTCGGAGATGAAATCCGAACCGCCGCCTTTTGACTCTGGAATTATCCGGCTTGAG GTACCGATTCAGCAGCAAATTGAAGCAATCGATTGGCTTCACGCACAGAAGGAGCTTCTTCCTCGCTGCTTTTTCTCCGGCCGAAATCCAAGTCAATATTCCGATCGCTTCATCGATTATACCAACGGAAATAACCGGAGTCCTTCGGTCGAGCATAGGTTGATCAGCGTAGCTGGTGTCGGCTCTGCGGTCTACTTTCGTCATTCCCATCCCTTTTCCCTTGACGATTGGCGGTCCATAAAGAG GTTCCTCTCAAAGAAATGCCCTTTGATTCGAGCTTATGGGGCTATCCGCTTTGATGCACAGGCTGAGATATCATCCGAATGGAGGTCTTTTGGTTCATTCTACTTTATTGTTCCTCAG GTTGAGCTTGATGAGCTTGAAGGAAGTTCGATGCTTGCTACAACTGTTGCATGGGACACGGCTCTTTCATGGAAGTATGGGGAATCAATAACAGCACTTCAGTCCACTTTGCAACAG GTTTCCTCAATGGTTACGAGATTACAGAAAGAAGTTCCTTATACTTACATCCTCAGCAACAATTACATTCCCAGTAAGGTGTATTGGGATGTTGCTGTTAATAGATCTCTACAGATGATAAACAGAAAGAACTCACCACTCATTAAG GTTGTTCTTGCACGCAGTACCAGGGTTGTGACTTCCACAGATATCGATCCTTTAGCGTGGTTGGCTTGTTTACAG GTTGAAGGTGGAAATTCTTATCAATTTTGTCTTCAACCTCCTGATGCACCGGCATTTATTGGAAACACC CCAGAGCAACTATTTCATCAGAAAGGGTATGACATCTGTAGCGAGGCTTTAGCTGGAACACGAGCTAGGGGTAGATCTGAGGCTATGGATCTTCAGATAGAAAATGATCTGCTTTCCAG TGCTAAGGACCACCAGGAGTTCACTATAGTACGAGAATGCATCAGAAGAAAGCTAGAG GCTGTATGCGTCAGGGTATCGCTTGAAGCAAAGAAGGCAATTCGAAAGCTCCCTAGAGTCCAACATCTCTATGCCCCATTGACAGGGAGGCTGCGAAGTGAAGATGATGAG TTTAAGGTTCTGTCTTCACTTCATCCAACTCCAGCAGTTTGTGGGTTTCCTACAGAAGAGGCACGGATTCTTATTGCGGAAACTG AAATGTTTGACCGAGGAATGTATGCTGGGCCGGTAGGTTGGTTTGGAGGAGGAGAAAGTGAGTTCGCGGTTGGGATAAGGTCAGCCTTGGTGGAAAGG GGTCTTGGTGCATTGATATATGCTGGAACGGGCATAGTTGATGGAAGTAATTCGTCTTTAGAATGGGAGGAACTGGAACTGAAGACATCTCAG TTCATGAAGTTGATGAAACTCGAGGTTCCTCTCCAAATAACAACAAAGGGCAGTGTCACTATTATCAACTGA
- the LOC131336433 gene encoding isochorismate synthase, chloroplastic isoform X2: MAATAGRCMNPRFMDPESMKCTISSSPSSFSSRQSQVQFSNQRHQFCSMSMNGCQSEPSAPIGTIETRTFPPVLTPALGMDRLNSAISEMKSEPPPFDSGIIRLEVPIQQQIEAIDWLHAQKELLPRCFFSGRNPSQYSDRFIDYTNGNNRSPSVEHRLISVAGVGSAVYFRHSHPFSLDDWRSIKRFLSKKCPLIRAYGAIRFDAQAEISSEWRSFGSFYFIVPQVELDELEGSSMLATTVAWDTALSWKYGESITALQSTLQQVSSMVTRLQKEVPYTYILSNNYIPSKVYWDVAVNRSLQMINRKNSPLIKVVLARSTRVVTSTDIDPLAWLACLQVEGGNSYQFCLQPPDAPAFIGNTPEQLFHQKGYDICSEALAGTRARGRSEAMDLQIENDLLSSAKDHQEFTIVRECIRRKLEAVCVRVSLEAKKAIRKLPRVQHLYAPLTGRLRSEDDEFKVLSSLHPTPAVCGFPTEEARILIAETGWFGGGESEFAVGIRSALVERGLGALIYAGTGIVDGSNSSLEWEELELKTSQFMKLMKLEVPLQITTKGSVTIIN, from the exons atggctgCCACAGCAGGGCGCTGCATGAATCCACGCTTCATGGACCCCGAATCAATGAAGTGCACCATATCTAGTAGTCCCTCATCTTTTTCCAGCAGACAATCACAAGTCCAATTCTCCAATCAA AGACATCAATTCTGTTCAATGTCGATGAATGGTTGCCAAAGTGAGCCGAGTGCTCCCATTGGAACCATCGAAACGCGGACTTTTCCGCCAGTCTTGACACCGGCATTGGGGATGGACCGCCTCAACTCGGCCATTTCGGAGATGAAATCCGAACCGCCGCCTTTTGACTCTGGAATTATCCGGCTTGAG GTACCGATTCAGCAGCAAATTGAAGCAATCGATTGGCTTCACGCACAGAAGGAGCTTCTTCCTCGCTGCTTTTTCTCCGGCCGAAATCCAAGTCAATATTCCGATCGCTTCATCGATTATACCAACGGAAATAACCGGAGTCCTTCGGTCGAGCATAGGTTGATCAGCGTAGCTGGTGTCGGCTCTGCGGTCTACTTTCGTCATTCCCATCCCTTTTCCCTTGACGATTGGCGGTCCATAAAGAG GTTCCTCTCAAAGAAATGCCCTTTGATTCGAGCTTATGGGGCTATCCGCTTTGATGCACAGGCTGAGATATCATCCGAATGGAGGTCTTTTGGTTCATTCTACTTTATTGTTCCTCAG GTTGAGCTTGATGAGCTTGAAGGAAGTTCGATGCTTGCTACAACTGTTGCATGGGACACGGCTCTTTCATGGAAGTATGGGGAATCAATAACAGCACTTCAGTCCACTTTGCAACAG GTTTCCTCAATGGTTACGAGATTACAGAAAGAAGTTCCTTATACTTACATCCTCAGCAACAATTACATTCCCAGTAAGGTGTATTGGGATGTTGCTGTTAATAGATCTCTACAGATGATAAACAGAAAGAACTCACCACTCATTAAG GTTGTTCTTGCACGCAGTACCAGGGTTGTGACTTCCACAGATATCGATCCTTTAGCGTGGTTGGCTTGTTTACAG GTTGAAGGTGGAAATTCTTATCAATTTTGTCTTCAACCTCCTGATGCACCGGCATTTATTGGAAACACC CCAGAGCAACTATTTCATCAGAAAGGGTATGACATCTGTAGCGAGGCTTTAGCTGGAACACGAGCTAGGGGTAGATCTGAGGCTATGGATCTTCAGATAGAAAATGATCTGCTTTCCAG TGCTAAGGACCACCAGGAGTTCACTATAGTACGAGAATGCATCAGAAGAAAGCTAGAG GCTGTATGCGTCAGGGTATCGCTTGAAGCAAAGAAGGCAATTCGAAAGCTCCCTAGAGTCCAACATCTCTATGCCCCATTGACAGGGAGGCTGCGAAGTGAAGATGATGAG TTTAAGGTTCTGTCTTCACTTCATCCAACTCCAGCAGTTTGTGGGTTTCCTACAGAAGAGGCACGGATTCTTATTGCGGAAACTG GTTGGTTTGGAGGAGGAGAAAGTGAGTTCGCGGTTGGGATAAGGTCAGCCTTGGTGGAAAGG GGTCTTGGTGCATTGATATATGCTGGAACGGGCATAGTTGATGGAAGTAATTCGTCTTTAGAATGGGAGGAACTGGAACTGAAGACATCTCAG TTCATGAAGTTGATGAAACTCGAGGTTCCTCTCCAAATAACAACAAAGGGCAGTGTCACTATTATCAACTGA